From the Euphorbia lathyris chromosome 6, ddEupLath1.1, whole genome shotgun sequence genome, one window contains:
- the LOC136233456 gene encoding protein LOW PHOTOSYNTHETIC EFFICIENCY 1, chloroplastic, translating to MQALSVWPNKGGLFVMPHLDSELGSTCFLISRRGNSGRFGTFMSSQFDIKSGFLSQSFKLKFINISEPRKGETVAFASALEQQEIGSQFHGGESSLDDELLEKKETDELYRIDSDSDNNINQEEDSDEKEKDTWVDVRALACSLHSAKTADDVEEVLNNIELPLKVYSSMIKGLGWDKKLDSAMALVHWLKRRKERGETTLGPNLFIYNSLLGVVKQCEQFDKTEEILLNMTQEGIAPNVVTYNTLMAIYVEQGEPSKALHILEEMHSKDFAPSAASYSTALQAFRQMEDGNGAVAFYADIKEKYLKGEIGQDSREGWEKELNKLENFTIRIAYQVMRRWLVRRANLSTDVLKLLINMDRAGLHPSREEYERLVWACTREDHYVVGKELYDRIRGRYSEISLSVCNHVIWLMGTAKKWWAALEIYEDLLDKGPSPNNMSTELVLSHFNILLTAARKRGIWRWGVRLLNKMEEKGLKPGSREWNAVLVACSKASETSAAVQIFRRMIEQGEKPTIVSYGALLSALEKGRLYDEAVRVWEHMLKVGIKPNVYAYTIMASVFSGLGKFKHVDAIINEMNSTGIEPTIITYNAIISGCAHNSRSSAAYEWFHRMKVQNMSPNKITYEMLIEALAKDGKPRLAYELYLRAQNEGLNLSAKVYDAVVDSSEVNGATIDISILGPRPPDKKQRVNIRKSLSEFCDIADVPRRSKPFKRKEVFPSQVDGV from the coding sequence ATGCAAGCTTTAAGTGTGTGGCCAAATAAAGGTGGCTTATTTGTAATGCCCCACTTGGATTCCGAACTGGGTTCAACTTGTTTCCTAATCTCGAGGAGGGGGAATTCTGGTAGGTTTGGAACTTTTATGAGTTCACAATTTGATATAAAAAGTGGGTTCCTTTCTCAGTCTTTTAAACTGAAATTCATTAACATTTCTGAACCAAGGAAAGGGGAAACTGTTGCTTTTGCTTCAGCATTGGAGCAACAAGAAATTGGGAGTCAGTTTCATGGAGGAGAATCTAGTTTAGATGATGAGTTGTTAGAGAAGAAGGAGACTGATGAATTGTATAGAATAGATAGTGATAGTGATAATAATATTAATCAAGAAGAAGATAGTGATGAGAAGGAGAAGGATACGTGGGTTGATGTTCGTGCTCTAGCTTGTAGCTTGCATTCTGCTAAAACAGCAGATGATGTTGAAGAGGTTCTCAACAATATTGAATTGCCTCTTAAAGTTTACTCATCCATGATCAAGGGTCTTGGCTGGGACAAGAAATTAGACTCTGCCATGGCTCTTGTACACTGGCTCAAGAGAAGGAAGGAAAGAGGAGAAACTACTTTGGGTCCAAATCTTTTCATATACAACAGTTTACTAGGTGTGGTCAAACAGTGTGAACAGTTTGACAAAACTGAGGAAATCTTGCTCAATATGACTCAGGAAGGAATTGCTCCTAATGTCGTAACTTACAACACCTTGATGGCTATTTATGTAGAACAAGGTGAACCTAGTAAGGCCCTTCATATTCTGGAGGAAATGCATAGCAAGGATTTTGCTCCATCTGCTGCATCCTATTCTACTGCTTTACAGGCTTTTCGACAAATGGAAGATGGAAATGGAGCTGTCGCATTCTATGCAgacataaaagaaaaatatctgAAAGGTGAAATAGGACAAGATTCGAGAGAAGGTTGGGAAAAGGAACTTAATAAACTTGAAAATTTCACAATTCGCATTGCCTACCAAGTGATGCGGAGGTGGCTTGTGAGGCGTGCTAATTTAAGCACTGATGTGTTGAAGCTTTTAATAAATATGGACAGGGCTGGGCTGCACCCTAGTCGGGAAGAGTATGAGCGTCTTGTCTGGGCTTGTACTCGGGAGGATCATTATGTTGTTGGCAAAGAATTGTATGATAGGATCAGAGGAAGATATTCTGAAATTAGTTTATCAGTCTGCAACCATGTGATTTGGTTGATGGGCACCGCAAAGAAGTGGTGGGCAGCTTTGGAGATTTATGAGGATTTGTTGGACAAGGGACCAAGTCCAAATAACATGTCCACCGAATTGGTTCTCTCTCATTTTAACATTTTACTTACTGCAGCTAGAAAAAGAGGAATTTGGAGATGGGGTGTTCGGTTGTTAAACAAGATGGAAGAGAAAGGCCTTAAGCCCGGAAGTAGAGAATGGAATGCAGTTCTTGTTGCCTGTTCCAAGGCTTCTGAAACTTCCGCTGCAGTGCAGATTTTTCGGAGAATGATTGAACAAGGTGAGAAGCCAACAATTGTTTCCTATGGCGCATTGCTTAGTGCACTCGAAAAAGGTAGACTCTATGATGAAGCTGTCCGAGTATGGGAGCATATGCTTAAGGTAGGCATCAAACCCAACGTATATGCCTACACAATTATGGCGTCTGTATTTTCCGGACTAGGGAAGTTCAAACATGTGGATGCCATAATTAATGAGATGAATTCAACTGGGATTGAGCCAACAATCATCACATATAATGCAATAATCAGCGGATGTGCACACAACAGTAGGAGCAGCGCAGCGTATGAATGGTTTCATCGAATGAAGGTTCAGAACATGTCACCGAACAAGATTACATACGAAATGCTGATTGAGGCTCTGGCGAAGGATGGTAAACCAAGGCTTGCATACGAATTGTATTTGAGGGCGCAAAATGAGGGCCTTAACCTCTCTGCAAAAGTTTACGATGCAGTGGTGGATTCCTCTGAGGTTAATGGAGCTACTATTGACATAAGTATTTTAGGTCCGAGACCGCCAGACAAAAAGCAGAGAGTGAATATACGGAAAAGTTTGTCTGAATTCTGTGATATTGCTGATGTTCCAAGGAGAAGTAAACCGTTCAAGCGAAAAGAAGTTTTCCCCTCACAAGTAGATGGAGTCTGA